The following nucleotide sequence is from Streptomyces sp. NBC_00239.
GTTGCCACGCGGCTGTGCACAGCGAGGTCTCGGTCGCCTCCGTGTAGCCGGATCGTCCGCGAGTTTCGCCGGAACCGTCTTCAGCCGGCGACCCGCCGCGTTGCGGCAGACCACTTTCCCGTCGTCGAGGGCGACTTCGTAGTCGCCGGACGGAACCCACCCCATGTGCTGTCTCCTCGGTCAGACGGCCTGGTCCGGGGCATGGCACCGCACGGCAAACCCCCGGTCGCAGCGCCGCCGCGATCACGTTGGGTGTGACTCTAGGGGCAGGGTCGGACATTGCTTCCCGGCCACCCTGCCCGGGCGCCTCGGGCCCGCACTGAACACGCTCTGAGCACGCGCTGAGTACGCGCTGAGCAGGCCCTGGCCTGCCGTCCTGGTGGCCTGAGCACGCCCCCGCGCCGCATCCCGCCGGAACCGGCCACCGCGCCCGCGGGCGGCATGCGGACGCGCGGTCGGCATGCGGGCGCGCGGGCGCGTCGTGCAGGAGTGGTTCTTGATCAAAGTAGGGTGGCCCGCTGGGCGTGATCATTCAAGAGGGAAGACAGGCAAGTAAGTTGAATCGCATACGAACGACGGTGGCGCTCGGCCTGGTGCTCTCCGCGGGCCTCGTGACCGGGTGCTCCGGAGGCGCGGACGCCGACGCCAAGGCCGGCGGCGGGACCGGGAAGGCAGCGGAGTCCGCGCCCGCGGCGCCCAAGGGCCCCGCCTACCAGGGCAAGCCGGTGCCCGGGCTGGCCGCGCGGCCGGCCTGGAGCCTGCCGGCCGACGAGGCGCGGAACTGCGTGGGCAAGGCCTCCGAGGAATACACGTCGCAGGGCAACGAGTGCACGGTCGGGGACGCCGTCATCGTCACCGGCTACCGCGACGGCCAGTCGGGCACGACCATCTTCACCGCCCGGCTCCTCGACGCCAAGAGCGGCGAGCTGCGCAAGAAGTTCGACTTCCCCCTCCCCGGGGAGAGGCACGGTTCCGCGTCCTCCCCGGAGGCGGCCCTCGCGCAGGTGGGCGAGTGGCGGGACGGTTCGCCGGCCCTGCTGATCCGCAACCGCGAAGACACCCCGGCCAGCGGCCTGAAGAAGGCCTCGACCCGGACCGTGCTGACCATGTACGCGCCGTCCGGCGAGAAGCTGGGGAGCTCCTCCTTCGACGGGGACACCCACATGTCGACCCCGGTCCGGCACGGCTACCTCGTGGACACCAGCGGCTTCGACGCCAGGTTCGTTCCGATCGGTGACGGTGAGACCCTGGCCACCGAGGTCTCGGACGTCGACCTCAAGGGCGCGGTCGGCGCCGGTCTCGGCTACGCCTCGCAGAAGGACATCTCCTACCAGCCCTCCGCCTGGTGGCTGACCGCCGTGGACATCCGCACGGGCACGAAGGCATGGAACACCAAGGACCTCGCGCCGCCGGCCGCCATCGCCAAGCTGGTCACCCCGGACAAGGCGACCAGTGCGCGGCTGATGCCGTACCAGGGCGACAAGGCCCTCCTCGAATGGTCCTCGTACGGTGAATCCGAAGCGGTCATGACGCTGATCGACGTCAAGAGCGGCCGCCGGCTCGCCGAGGGGCCGGGCATCGACACCAACGGCGCCATCGACGACGACGGCCTCGCCATCTCCCCGGACGGCAAGACCGCCGTGGTGCAGTACGGCAAGGGCGCGGTCGCCTGGAACACGGAGACCGGCAAGGAGCTGTGGCGCCAGGCCGCGGACGAGGTGACCATCATGCCGAGCGCCCTCCCGGGCAACAACGTCCTCTACGCGTACCTGGACGGCACCGGAGCCGCGCTCGACGCCCGCGACAAGAAGCTGCTGACCTCCGGAATCGAGGAGATGCCGCAGTTCACGACGAACGGGTACGCCGTCGTCCGCAGCACCGAGGGCCTCTTCGCCTTCGCCACCCAGCCCGTCTGACGGGCGCCCCGACCCCGGTTCGGGGGGCGGGGGCCGGGGGCTGGGGGCCGGTGGTCCCCGGCCTCGGGCAAGCGGCCGGCCTCGCGTGCGTGAGGAGGACCGGGGCCGGTCCGCCGCGGGGGTCACGGACGTCGCGGGCGTCGCGGGTGGCATTCCGCGTCCGTCAACCGCGAGCGCGCGATGCCGGTGAAGTCCGGCCAGTATCTGGCCGACAAGCCGCTTCGTCACGCCACCGGAACCGGGAGACCGTGGGCTGCGCATCGGAAGCCGGCCGGTACTCCAGCACGGCTGCGACCAGTTCGCTCCACGGAGGACACGTGCCGCAGGACATCGACTTCCACCTCCCCTTCCCGAGCGCCGTCAGCGCGGACCTGGAGGACGCACGACGGCGCAATCTCGCCTGGGTGGCGCGTATCGGGCTCGTCGGTGAGGGCCGCGCGCTGGAGTGGTACGCGTCGTGGGACATGCCGCTCCTGGCCGCCCACGGCTTCCCCTACGCGCACGGCCCGGCGCTGGACTTGTGCGCGGACGCGATGGCCTTCTTCTTCGTCTTCGACGATCAGTTCGACGGCCCCCTCGGGCAGGACCCCGCCCGCGCCGCGACCATGTGCCGACGGCTCATCGACATCGTGCACGGCGCCGCCCCGCCCGCCGGGGCGGATGCGTGCTCGGTGGCGTTCGCCGACCTTTGGGCGCGCAGCCTCGACGGTGCGCACCCGGGCTGGGCGGCCCGTACCGCGCACGAGTGGGAGTACTACTTCGCCACCCAGGCGCACGAGGCGATCGGCCGGCTCCGGGGCACTCCCGGCGACATGGAGACCTACCTACAGGTGCGGCGGTGCATAGCGGGCACCGACCTGCCGCTGTCCCTGGGCGAGCGGGCGGCCGGCATCACCGTCCCCGCAGCGGCCTTCCACAGCCCGCAGTTGCGCATCATGCGCCAGGCCGCCACCGACGTCACCTTCATGTGCAACGACGTGTACTCGCTGGAGAAGGAGGAAGCCCGCGGCGACATGGACAACCTCGTCCTCGTCACTTCCTCGAAGAGGCCGAGAGCGGCCTGTACGAGGGCTGGGAGCAGTGCACCCTCGACGTGGTCGGGCACCTGCGGCTGGCCGCCGGCAAGTACCCCGACGACCCCCGCCTGGCCTCGCTGATCGGCGAACTGGCCATGGGCAGCGAGCGCTTCCGCCGCCTGTGGGCCCGCGCGGACGTACGCGCCCGCACCCACGGCCGCAAGGCGTACCGGCACCCGCTGGTCGGACTGCTGGAACTGCACCAGGAGAACTTTGCGCTGCCGGACGAATCGGGCATGGAGCTGCTGGTGCTGTCCGCTGCCCCCGGCAGCCCCGCCGAGGACGGACTCCGCCTCCTCGCAGGGCTGGACGTGAACCAGGGCGCGGGTACGGATGCGGGTACGGAGGCGGAAGCAGAGGCGGAGGCGGAGCCGGCCGGCGACGGCGGGCAGCCCACGGCGAACGCGCAGGTCCCCGGGTAACGGGCCCGCCACGGCATTCGAGGGGCGCGGAAAATCCGTGGACGGACCCGAGGAAGATCACGTACGGCGTGGTTCCACGCCCTGAGACGGACGGAAGGAGGCGAGTGCCGTGCAGTTCACACCGTTCCAGCGCTCCCTCTTCTGCTGTCCCGGCGTGGTTCGTCAGTCCTGATCTGACCGGGAGCGCTCCAAGCAGCCCTTTCCCGGAGGAATCCATGACCGACACGGTCATCCGCACGCTCTCCGCAAGCGACGCCCATCTCTTCGACGCGCTCCCCGACCCCCTGGGCGCCCGCGAGGGCCACCGGAACACCCGGTTCCGCCCCGACTGGAAGCGCGTCGCCCTTCGCGACGGCGAGGTCGTCGCACGCGGCGCGTGGTGGGGCGGCCCCGACGACTCGGAGCCCGTCAACATCAACTGGTTCGACGTGGCCGAGGGCGAGGAGCAGGCCGGGGCCGAACTCCTGCGCTCCGCCCCCTGGCAAGTCGAACTGGAGATCAACCTGCCCGGTGGCTGGCGGGAGGGCACCGGCCTGCGGGCCGGCGCCGAGGCGCGCTTCGCCGCCGCGCGGGCCGCAGGGTACGAACCCCTCGTGGAGCGCTTCCTGTACCGCTGGACCCCGGAACGCGGTCTGCCCGAGCGGCCCGGACGCCTGCGCTTCAGCGCCGAACCCGACGACGGCGTGTTCTTCGACGCGCTGCGCCGGATCCACTCCGCCACCCTCGACGCCCACGCGCTCAGGGCCATCGAGGAGGGCGGCCTCGACCAGGCCGCCCAGGAGGAACTCGACTTCTTCCACTGGTGCCCCTCCCCGCGGGAGTGGTGGCAGACCGCGCACACCCCGGAGGGCGACCTGGCCGGCATCCACATCCCGGCCCACAACCCCTCCGGCCCGACCATCGGCTTCATCGGGGCCCTCCCCGACCAGCGCGGCCGCGGCTACGCCTACGACCTCCTCGCGGAATGCACCCACTTCCTCGTCGGGCAGGGCGCGCAGTCCATCAGCGGAGCCACGGACCAGGGCAACTTCCCCATGGCCGCGAACTCGCCCGGGCCGGCTTCCCCGTCGTCAGGGAACGCATCAACTTCCACCCGACGGGCCGGACTTCATAGGGGCCCGGGCTCCGGGGTCCCGGGGTCCTGAGGTTCCGGGACCCCAGGACCCTGCCGTCATCGAGCTCCGCCGTTGCGGCGGTCGGTTCGGGAGAGGACTCCGGTCACGGAGGCCGAGAACGGTTCTCGTTCCGTGCGCGGCAGCGGCACCTCGACCAGTCTGCCGTCGTGGATCATCCAGAGGCCGAAGCAGTCGTCTTCCTCGTCCCGCACGAGGACCTGGACGGAGTGCGGATCCGGCCATGCCAGAGACTCCAGGTGACCCAGCAACCCGCGCCAGTTGTGGCGGATGAACTGGATCACCCACACGTAGCACTCCTCGGAGGGCATGCGTGACCCGTCGAACACGCCGTCGTCCACACGCGTGAAGCACTGGTGCCATTCCCGGCTCTCGTCGGGCCGGGTGAGGGGCTCCATGACCTCCTCGGCCCTTCGCGCCAGGACGATGACCTCCGTATATCTGCTCATCGCCCCATCATGATCGCCACCCGCGACAACGGGAAACGGATTCCGATCACGTTGCGACGGCGTACGTGCCCCCGGGCGCGCCCCTGACCCGGATCGGGGCGGGATCGGGG
It contains:
- a CDS encoding outer membrane protein assembly factor BamB family protein — its product is MNRIRTTVALGLVLSAGLVTGCSGGADADAKAGGGTGKAAESAPAAPKGPAYQGKPVPGLAARPAWSLPADEARNCVGKASEEYTSQGNECTVGDAVIVTGYRDGQSGTTIFTARLLDAKSGELRKKFDFPLPGERHGSASSPEAALAQVGEWRDGSPALLIRNREDTPASGLKKASTRTVLTMYAPSGEKLGSSSFDGDTHMSTPVRHGYLVDTSGFDARFVPIGDGETLATEVSDVDLKGAVGAGLGYASQKDISYQPSAWWLTAVDIRTGTKAWNTKDLAPPAAIAKLVTPDKATSARLMPYQGDKALLEWSSYGESEAVMTLIDVKSGRRLAEGPGIDTNGAIDDDGLAISPDGKTAVVQYGKGAVAWNTETGKELWRQAADEVTIMPSALPGNNVLYAYLDGTGAALDARDKKLLTSGIEEMPQFTTNGYAVVRSTEGLFAFATQPV